From the genome of Eublepharis macularius isolate TG4126 chromosome 4, MPM_Emac_v1.0, whole genome shotgun sequence:
tcccttcaatcatagatctatatatgatatcaatcaatttgactcatatataccttcatataaacatattcagtttggtacattgtacaaaatcagaaagaaaatattattagttagtcaatccttatagttaacccttatgattagttattttctatcaatattctatttattattctatatatatcaatctaataacataactgcttagagattcatttttacctcttctcccccccggtaaagtcacccccctctgcattttattatacttcaatagttctcaaactgccacagttctcctcccacctcccatttcttctccaaatattgtttcagcttctcccagtctgtgttaagctgtcctgggtccagatttctcagttttcttgtcattttatccatttctgccatatacagcaatttgtaaatccaatcttcaatagttggcacttcttgtactttccatttttgcgcgtacaaaagtctagctgcagccgtcatgtaaaatatcaacgtcctatgatgggctggaattccctccattcccaggtttagtagcaggagttctgggttcttatttacttgaaattgtaaaatctcactcatttctcttattatttccccccagtactgcctagctacctcacacgtccaccacatatgatagagggagccctcgtgcttcctgcatttccagcatttattagaagtattcaaattccctagcgcaatcttctttggtgtcatgtaccaacgataaatcattttgtaaatgttctctttaatgctggtgcatgtcgttatcttcattgtagtcttccacaagtattcccatgcctccattattatttctttgttgaagtttatggcccatttcaccatttgtactttaactatttcatcctcagtataccatttcaacagtacttggtataccttggatattcttttcttatcctctttaagaagggtctgctctagttccgaattctctgttcgtatacctccctttacagagtccgagttatataaatctctaatctgtctgtactggaaccaatcgtaataaggtgatagttcctcctgagtctttattctgagtttagatgcttcaattctagttatttctttgtaagttaaacattgttgctcattatcaacagctctcgggtctatcacctcatatggaactacccacaaaggggttccttcttgtaaatagattctgtacttcttccagattatatataaacttctccgtatataatgatgcaggaacattgagttcgcctttactttatcatgccataggtatgcgtgccatccaaatatttttttatatccctctagagctagtagtttcttattctttaatgtcatccactctttcaaccacactaggcaaattgcgtcatggtaaagtcttagattgggcagttgcattccgcctctttcttttgcatcttgtaaaactttcattttcactcgaggcttcttgcctgcccatacaaagtctgatattttcctctgccatttttcgaattgcttagagtctctgatgattggtattgtctgtagcaaaaacattactcttggtaacacattcatcttcactgctgcaatccttcccaaccatgacaaattcagtctgttccatttgatcagatctctctctatctgagtccatagtttttcatagttgtttttaaataagtctatgttctttgcagtcagttcaattcccaaatatttcaccttatttgttacttcacattccgttatttccattagcgattgttgtttttgcttagtcatgtttttgcataatacctttgatttctttttattgatataaaaacctgccagatccccaaactccttaatcttatctatcacttttggcatgttctccattgggtcttctacaattagcattatgtcatccgcaaatgctctgaccttataagaataatcctttatttttattccactgatttcttcatcttgtcgtatttgtatcatcaggatctccaataccaaaatgaacaacagcggagacagcgggcaaccttgtcttgttcctttacttatagctaatttcttagtcacttcatcattcaccacaattgctgcattctggtctctgtaaatttccttaattgctctaatgaatctttctcccatttgtagcttttccatagtggcaaacataaagtcccagtttaaattatcaaacgccttttcagcatcaacaaagaagaaaccaacctccttatcacaacgcttatcatagtattcaatagcatttatcactgccctcaagttgtctctgatttgtctgtctggcaaaaagcctgcttgttcctcctcaataacttccgaaagccaccccttcagtctctccgccagtatcttcgcaaagattttatagtcattattaagtagcgatataggtctataatttttcacgtttgtcaagtcttggccttctttagggatcagtgatatattcgcttcattccaggtacctggaatccgttgatcctttaaaactccgttgatcacctcttttaggaatggtgccagttcattggccattgtcttgtaaaatttagccgtaagtccatctggccctggcgcctttcccagatttgcagattgtattgccttacttatttcctcatccgttacttcattattcagtctatttctccaagcttccgaaattactgggagtttcattttctccaaatatgtcgctattgattctttattcacctctttcttattgtataacttagcgtaaaatttgtaaaaggctctactaatggtagtctgttccagatacgttttattgtcctcacatattttgtttattattttcttttcccttctcttttttagttgccatgccaaatactttccaggtttatttgctccttcaaacactttctgattcagtcttttaaggttccactccaattctttattattcattgctgtcagctgttcttgaagtattttaatttcctggtataatttctttttccctggtctcttttttaactgtatttctttggcttttattttctcctcaatctcttgtctcttctcctctttcttttttctcactctgccatttaagtccattagtatgccccttattaccgccttgtaggcatcccaaactttgtcagttggtacttctttattcacgttatattgtatgaagaactttgtctctcttctcaacatctccacgttctctccttcctgtaacaagtcctcatttattctccatgctttcctttttctcctcctccctaatttccacatgattggattatgatctgagcctaccatcggcattatttctacctccttagtccataacgctaagtcttttgaggcccagatcatatcaattctcgatagcgtacagtgtcttgaagagtaaaaagtaaattgtctacttttaggattttctcttctccatacatcttctaaagtctcctgttgtatcagctcaaaaaaaagctttggtaacaatcctcttttcttttgtacagttgatgtctttttatctagttccaagttcgtcactccattgaagtctccagcaagaattatctggtcgtatgaaagatcatctaattgcttcctcaaatcctcaaagaagttctcttttgcaccgttaggtgcataaattccgactaccaatactttttttaagttccatgtacattccactgctataaatctggcttccacgtcttgtattacaaattttggctgtagctcctcttttatatacaacaccactcctctttttttcttattagaggccgctacaaattcattgcccagtttccccatttttaaatattttgcatcctgctttcgaatatgggtttcttgcaagcaaacaatatcacatttttgttttaatagccagtggaaaatactttttctcttgtttggtgaatttagtccatttacattccaagataaaactttacactccatactcatgatcttgttggtaagtccttttcattgtcccttataaatcgctccatctctcgctcagatctgatacgctttttggcccctccaaactcaaaggacacaccttctggtaactcccatctgtacctgattttcatgtccttcaagatctgaattagcactttatattttttccgatctaataacactgacctgggtaattccttcattatgataatcgtcttgccatcaatctccaatggatcttgaaactgttttgtcacaatcttctctttcatatttcgtgtcgtaaactgcacaatcacgtctcttggtagtttcctctgggttgcaattctcgaatttacacggtatgccacatctaggatagccacaacttcctcctcctccttccccaggtattcagctaacacctcagtcatctgttcttgcgctgactttccttccacttctggcaagccacgaaaccgtagctgcttctccatgtgtttagtttctgcaaccgacattcttcccctcatcagtctcatctctgtttgttgcgtgtctgctaagttctccatcgcgtcttctactgttttaactctctgctgcgttccttgtagttcactttgtattgtttccataccttttttcacttctgacagctccgattttactgtctgtttgacctctttaacctctttaatcagctccaatttcgtgtccttaagttctttaatcacatctaaaagttttttgtccaggttttctattgccgattgccactctttttttgacatcgtggggcttgctttggctcgctcccacgagtccgctctcttccttaactccgtggcgtaaaatttaaatgtctttttatttcaaatgtcccggtcttcttgcaaaaattaatttttaaagagtccaaaatgtcgggcgtcttttctctatggttcctctatgattttgtaatccaagatggcttacttccttttccgctgaagccgcgacccttcccctttcaaagatggcgattcccttcttcctgccctccggcaagggccgcttctctccagcaactctattgttattacgtacttcctgtctcccgacttcccacagtaggtctcgtgatggtatctttttctcacagctccataaccgcaagtattcaaaacaatagtccaatttctttaataacttctttaaacttagtctcttttcaaatacaactcttgccgagtcttcccctccttattattagcctgttgcagtttgaaaatctacttttcttcctctctgcttttatcaatctgtcccgtatcagaagatagtgatctttaccttctctttcacttttctcgggctgtaatcgctgtttcgattataacttctctccacttctttccccaatcgaagcttgggtatgtaggtcttatgccagccgaattggccccagaactgccgcagagatcgtagccgacctgtcgcagggtgggacctcaaggatcgggaggggacccgttgcgcagagccccccctcgtccgagatctagcacaccctagggtcttgagcgttctttgcctgctctccgcctgagagcagtcggccgtgggctaGATTTCCCCCGCCGgctgcttaaaacggcagtccggtcagctccgcgaatggagctgcttcagacctccatgaatcccaaaccggaagtccctccaGATTAGAATGTTTGATCATTTAGTTTAATGAATTTTGAAGTTTCCCCCCACTTGTTTTAAGGTACGTTATATTGCTACAGCTTAATTTGTACATCGAAACCATAAAGGGTAGTGAATTGTCCCTTGATTACCGTTCTCATCATCCCAGGTTCCATTTATGTTGCCACATCAAACACACGGTCATAGCAGAGGCAGACCACTTGCAGGTAAGTACCTGGCTCATGGAAATCTGCCGGCTCCAGTTCCCAGGTATCCAGATTTCTGTCTCCTCTCAGCCCCTTTCCCGCTACACTCCCTTGCACCCCTTATTTTCCTGCTGCGTCCTTAACAATCCAGATTTCCAATCAGATTTCCAGATTTCAGATTTCTCTGCCACAACCCAATCCTGATTGAGACACTTACCAAGTGTCCATATGAATTATCCTAGTTTATGTATTAGGCCTATACCTTTAGTATGAATATAGCAGCCCATTGGGAGCAAAGGACTAACTTTGCCAGCTTTTTTTCTGCTCCAGCTCTCCTTTGGAGTTCAGTTGTTTTGTATGTGGTACATTATCACTCTGGACCAGCGCTCTTCAGGACAGGTCACAGGATTTATTATTGCACTCACAATTACACATATACCAGGACTCTTAGGAACATCAGGCCCACTCAGGGCATTCAGTATCAATATTAACTGCTAGATTGGTGTGCAAACTTGGATATGTTAGGATATGGAGTTGGTCAAGTGAATAGTCCCCCATTTGTAGTCTACAGCTTAGTTTTTGCCTTTGTAGCAATTCCCTTTTTAGTCTACCTGCTAGTAGTAAAATCCCATAATTGTGCTTGTGTGTTCTCCAAACATTCACCTaactcagggccagatctacatattttgggggggaggggggagttaaaaATGGCatcccttatattttttctttatatatatgtgtgtgtatatgattAGTGTTTTTAATATAGATAATATATAACAACTTTTAAACAACccttttaaacaacagaataaatgGTATTGACATCTATGAATCGTTAATAACAACACTTTTACATTATattatccatcattagctaagcattcctcctagaattccttttgttgtagggagctaagggagttcataggcagacatgcatgttagatattaggaaaGACAGACTTTAAGGAACTCAGAGGtatgatgagagtcattccatggaaaaaaatcctggaagggagaggagcaagtgaagggtggtaAGTTATTGCAAGTGCAAGCTGTCAATATTCCGGTAAAacaaatgtggtagggaactcactatgatgggggaaatttaaactccaacaaaggaagcccactacccaaataaagaaaatagattcaaattctttattctaggaaaaataacatttattggttagccaaggcaagttctgacacccaaaagaatccTCAGCAGGTGCAAAGCGGAGATACAagaaaagtaaactctcttgctgGGGCATCATGTCCTTAGCCGAAAATACAGATCAAATAGCACAGCATGTAAGGACATTTCTTTCTTGAATAAAATCAAGCATTAGTAATAATGTATATATTGAATATAAACCATAATCTCCCCTTCaactaaaagtgaacttttctggattttttgctaCAAAGCTTCTCACAGCATCATGataatttatggtatttgccacaTCACTTTCAATAGACAATGTAGCCAGGCTTGATGAATGTTCCTCGTACATCGCGGACCTAAGATAGGTTTTTATCAGCTTCATTTTGCTAAAACTTCTCTCACAGGATGCTGATGTTGTTGGTAGAGTGGCATACATTCTTAACGCTATACACAAATTAGGAAATACATCCTGTAAATCATTTGTGTAAATCACAGATAATAGATCGAGGCAGCTCATTTGTTCAGTATTTTTAGAAAAATTAGGCGTTTGATCTCTGAATGTTTCCAGTTCACATCTGAATTCGTCAATATTTAAGTCCTCTGAATAATTTTTTGCCAAATGTTCTGCAGCCACCATTAAGTCTGCGCTGCTCACTTTCATTAATTTTTCAccaccaagaaaagaaaaatctgtgtTTAGTTTTTTGATGTTTTCAAGTCTTGTATGCAATTCTGTTAGTATTCTGTCAAAAACCATGTTCGTCTCATGCCTGAATCGTTCTTCCGTTGAAAATGTACAGGCCTCATTGCTTGCAAGTTCACCTGCCAGCTTCTTTTTCTTGGATCTTCTTCTCTCTGGTAATGCTGCCTCCACAGACATTGTAGTGGCGATATTTGTTGCATCTTTAAGCCAAACTTCAAAGCCAGATTTTTGCAGTCGCTATAAAGAGGTGATCAAACCTTCCATCAAGGAAACTGATCTGTTCAGTATGATGTCACTCTTCTGAATTTCTGTATTTACACGATTAATCTCTCTCAAAATACTGTTCCATATTACCAGATTCAGAATAAACCTAAAATTCATTATCAAACGTAAAAGGCTTCCTGCATCAGATCTAGTTTCGGGAGGAAAATCTCCACCCTTAATTTCTTCCAATGCTTGAGCTACTTTGCCCAAGTTTTTTTTAAGGGCACTCACAGCTTCCAACTTTGCAGACCACCTTGTCTGGCTGGTTCCTTTTAAAGTACTGTCTGTATACTTTTTCATAATTTCCCAGCGTATTGTAGACgatacaaaaaaacaaaacactctcTGCACAATGCCAAATAAATGCGATGCTTCTGGACGCACTGAAGAAGCATGAACGGCTATTAGGTTGAGTGAGTGAGCTAGGCATGGCACAAACACAGCCAACGTatttttttcttgaattcttGCCTGAACCTCTTTGTAAATTCCAGCCATATTAGATCCATTGTCATATGACTGTCCTCGACAATTATTTATATTCAGGCCATCACTCTCTAATTTCCTTAGAATTTGACTAGCAATGTAGTCTCCAGTCTTTGCATGTACTTCTATAAAGTCAATAAAGCTTTCCTTTATTTCACATTTCCCACCTTCATCAATTTTCACAAAATGAATGATTTGACTCATCTGCTCACAGTGAGAGATATCAGGTGTACAATCAAACATGATCGTGAAGTATTTTGCAGACATAATATCCCTCAATATTTTTTCACGGACCTTCtgagccatagatccagaggagttagaaaatcaaaatcaaaaatcaaaaagagttagtcttaaaggtgctactggactccttctGAGCCATGAGTTCTACTATCTCGTTTTGAGTGGTACTTGATAAGTAAGACACTTGCCCTTTTTTTAGTTATCCAACATGTTCTTTAATGTAGAATTGTGCTTTGCTAAAAGAGCTATTAAGTTTAGGAAATTTCCTTGTTTTTTTGAAGTACAAGTCATGGCAAGCGTGTGTGGATTTTCAAGAGAACCTCGAAAGGGAAGACAATTTGTTGCCAGAAAGAGGACTGCATCGATTACAATGTGAATAATTTGGGTCCACTTTTGCTTTTCTGCCTCTATTGCTATTTCTAATGCTTTGCTAACACCACTGCAACTTTTGATAGTTTTCAAAAGAGTTTTCCACTTAACTATACACACTTTGTGCACTGATGATGATTCGTGCTGGGGTAGTTTTTCTGGGATCTTCTTCCAATTTGTAAACCCCGTGGTTTGTAAGGCGGACAATGTTCCTGAAGTGCTTACTACATCAAGAAACAGCTTGCATGGAGCACAAAAAAGAGCATTCTCTGTTTTTGAATATATTAACCAGCTTCTTTTGGCTTTCTCACCATTTGGTAGCTGTTTATACCACATTGAAGATGTTAAACACCTGTTTTGCCTTTCTGTTGACATGAAGTGAACACAATTTGGATATTTTTCAGCTTGTGTGGCAACCATTTCAGTTAGAAAGTACAGAGTTTTGTCATCTATTTTATTAGCAGCTGGCCAAGTGCTAGGATCTGAGTAGTCTTTTGACAACTTTGACGCCTGCAGAATTCTTTCACATTCAGTTGAGGT
Proteins encoded in this window:
- the LOC129327098 gene encoding zinc finger MYM-type protein 5-like; its protein translation is MRLCFAVSGDSELIYKVKFVCILVASPKLVTVTSTSRQKPSGAQFRKRAKEKEHSAAQTAASMKKWLKNSSDTVVPQQETESESQKVTEDSSGPSCSSAVSSTYTEKETSTECERILQASKLSKDYSDPSTWPAANKIDDKTLYFLTEMVATQAEKYPNCVHFMSTERQNRCLTSSMWYKQLPNGEKAKRSWLIYSKTENALFCAPCKLFLDVVSTSGTLSALQTTGFTNWKKIPEKLPQHESSSVHKVCIVKWKTLLKTIKSCSGVSKALEIAIEAEKQKWTQIIHIVIDAVLFLATNCLPFRGSLENPHTLAMTCTSKKQGNFLNLIALLAKHNSTLKNMLDN